The Chitinivibrionia bacterium genome contains the following window.
CGAAAGTCATTGCGAAAAATACGCCCGCAAAACCGATGGTAAGCGAAACTCTTGAGCCGTAAATTATCCGTGAAAATAGGTCTCTGCCGCGCGCGTCCGCTCCGAAAAGATACAATCGCCCCGTTGCCCCAAAAAGTCGCCTGTCCGTCGGAATAAAGCCGAGTAGTTTTTTTTCGTCGCTTTTCGGGAAAAGCAGTAATCTGTGCATTTGGCTTTTGTCTTCTACATAAACTCGGCGAAAATAGCGGTCGAACTGAAAACTTCGTTCGTAAAATATCGGTATAAGATGAAAATTACCTTGCGCGTCAAAAAAATGGAATTTTGTCGGCGGCATATACGAATGAGCGCGCACTTCGCTGTCGTAGTGATAAGGCGCGAAAAACTCGGCGAAAATCATAATAACGTAAAGAACAAGCAGGATTATTCCGCCGACAAAAGCAATTTTGTGCTGCCTCAGTTTAGCAAGAAATTCCAACATCTTTAACCCGAAATTATTTGATTAAAGCAAGATTTTTCTTGTATTCGCAGAGATAATCTTTTACTTTTTCTTTTACAGCCGAAACTGTGAAACCAAATTTTTCGTCGAGAATATTTGCAGGCGCAGACCTGCCGAAATTCTCTCTTCCGACGACCTTTCCAAGTCCGCCCGCAAGTTGCGCGAGCGAATCGGGAAGCCCTGCCGAAAGTCCGAAAATCGGAGTGCCGAAATGCGGCAATATTTCGTTTCGGTATTCTTCGCTTTGCATTCTGAAAAGTCCTTCGCTCGGTGCGGAAACAACGCGAACAGATAGGTTTTCGGCTTCCAATTCCTTTGCGACATTGTAAAGCAAGCCGACTTCCGAGCCGTTTGCGAGTAAAATCACATCGACTTTTGCGGATTTTTCTTTATATACGGTATAAGCGCCTTTTATTGTTTCTTTTGCGTCTGTTTTGCGGTCGCCGTTTTCGTTTCTCGCAGGCAAATCGGCAACGTTTTGGCGTGTGAAAATCAGCGCTGTCGGCGATTTTGTGTTTTCGTAGGCGATTTTCCACGCTTCTACTGTTTCGGCTCCGTCGGCGGGGCGCAAAACTAAAAGCGAGGGGAATTTTCCTGAATTTTTTATTCTTTCCAAAAGACGAAGTTGTGTTTCCTGCTCAATCGGCTGATGCGTAGGTCCGTCTTCGCCAACTCTGAACGAGTCGTGTGTGAATAAGAATTTTACGGGGATTTCTTGCAAAGCGGCAATGCGAAGCGCGGGTTTCATATAGTCCGAAAACACGAAGAAAGTCGCGCAAACAGGGATAATTCCGCCGTGAAGCGCCATTCCGTTCATTATAGCCGCCATTGTCAGTTCCGCAACTCCAGCTTGCAAAAACGCGCCCGAAAAATCGTGGTGCGAAAATTCTTTGCTGTGTTCTAAAAACTTTCCTGTTTGGTCGCTGTTTGCCAAGTCTGCGGAAGATACTACCATATTGTCTATGTTTTTTGCAAAATGCGCCAAAATCGCTCCGCTTGTGTTTCGGGTCGCGGCGTTGGCGGGGATGTTTATACTCGAAAAATCGACATTTTGCGGCTCGGCGGAAAGCATACTTTTGAGTTTTTCTGCAAGTTCGACGTTTTGTTCCGCCCATTTTGCCTGCATTTCTCTTTTTTCTTTTGCCTGCGCGCGTTTGTTATCGAGAATTTTTGCAAAATAATCTTTAACTTCGGGGAAAATCGCAAACGGCTCGCTTGGATTTCCGCCCAAGTTTTCTATGGTTTTTGCAATATCGGCGCCTGCGGCGGAAAGCGGTTGTCCGTGTGTGGAAACTTGTCGTTCAAAGTTGGCGTTTGCGGCAGTTAGCGCGCCTTTGCCCATTACGGTTTTTCCTATAATAAGCGTAGGTTTGTCTTTTTCTTCGTTTGCTCTTTTAAGGGAAGCGCGAATTTCATCAACGTTGTTTCCGTCGATTGTCTCAACCCGCCAACCCCAGCTTTCGTATTTTTTCGGAGTATCTTCGTTTGTTGTTTTGTCGGTTGTGTGCGAAAGTTGTATGTCGTTTGAGTCAAAAAACATAATGATGTTGCTAAGCCCCAAAAGTCCCGAAATTCTGCCTACGCCGTATGCGATTTCTTCCTGCATTCCGCCGTCCGAAATAAAAATATATGTTTTGTGCGCCAGCCATTCGCCAAATCTTTGCGCGTAAAATCTTTCTGCAATTGCCGAACCTACGCCCATTCCCGCGCCAAGTCCGAGCGGTCCCGAAGTGTTGTCTATCCCGCGAACTAAACTGAATTCGGGGTGTCCGTGCGTGGGGCTTCCCCATTGACGGAAATTTTGTATTTCTTCGCTCGAATACTTGCCGCATAAATGCAGAATTGAGTATAGCATAGGCGACATGTGTCCGGGGTCGAGGAAAAATCTGTCTCTGAATTTCCAGTTCGGGTCGTCGGGGTCAAAATTAAGAAACTCCGAATACAATACCGAAATAAATTCCGCACCGCCCATTGCGCCGCCGGGGTGTCCCGATTTCGCTTTTTCTACCATTGAAAGAATTAAAATCCGCAAGTTATCTGCGACTTTGTCCAAAATTTGTTTTGACATTTGACCCTTCTAACAAAAAACCACAAAAATTACGGGGGGAAAATACTATATCGCACGATATAAAAAGGGGCAAAAAACAGAATATGTGAATTTTATTGCAAAATATTATGTAGGGGCGGGTTTTAAACCCGCACTAGCCGACATATAAAAAAAATAAGGGCAGGTTTTAAACCTGCCCCTACATTATATAATATCAGCTTAAGATAATCATCTTCCGGTGGCGCCGATAGGAATAATAACGGTTTCTGTTTGAGTGTTGCCGTCAGGCGTTGTTATATCAAATATCGCCAAATATGTTCCCGCTCCGACTCTTCGTCCTAAGGTGTTTTGCGCGTTCCAAAACACAAGGAACCTTGTTGTTTCGGGAGAGCCACCTGTGTAGCGCAAAGCAAAAATACTCGAAGTTCTTGGATTGTGTCTGTCTGTTTCAAATCCGTTAAAATCGGCAACAAGATTTCCGAGCGGGTCTATTATTCGTCCTCGGATATTTAACTTGTCTATATCAGGCTCTCTGATAGGCACAAGGAAATCGACAAGCGCTACAGGTAATGCCGCGCCGCTGACTATATCTAATCCGATTGGCTCGTGTCCCGCAACAAACGAACTTATCGGCGTTATAACCAAAAGATACGGCGGATGTCCGATAGATAACAAAATGCGCCTTGTTTCGTTTAGTTGCAAAACAGAATGGTTGCCGCTTTCTCTGATTGCTTCGTTAACAACACTTAAAGAATCGCCGATTATCGGTCTTTGCGCGCTTTGGTCGCTTAACACCCTGAATGTTGCCGTCGTCATCGTTGCGTTTTGCTCAACAAGTTCAAGGTTTAATTGGAATCGGCGAATGTCTTCGGACTCATTTCCAGCTCTGTAAAAGTTGAATATGTTATATCCCAAAGTTCTGTCAACTCGAGTAGGCTCGCTGAATGTTATTCTGAGCATATCGTGGTCTCTTACAATTTCCCCTGTTTGCGTGTAGTGCTCCACATCTATCGCTCCGAAGTCAAAACGCGCCAAAACTGCAATCGGAGCAATGGAATCGCCGATTGCAAAAGTGCTGTTTTCATTGTATTCGGCACCGAAAAGTCGTCCGAGCCCCTGACGGTTGGCGTCAAAACTCGTTCTTATCTCTGACGCATAATTCGGAGACGGGAAAATATTGTTTTGCGCGGTGGTACGCACCACAATCGTTCTCTCGTTAATCCGTTCGATAGCTATATTAGGGTTTGCAGATGTGTTTACAACTACATCCGAATTCCAAGGCGAAGTCAGTTGTACGTTTTCGGGCGGGTTTACGACGGGAATAGTTGTTCTGATAACAACTCTGTCAATCTCTCCGTCGCCGTTTGTGTCAAAGAAGAAAGCGTCTGTCCCATCGGCTATTCGACGGTAATTGTGCGTTTGTATTTCCGTTGGCAATCTGTCGTCCGCCCACGCCGCAATTCTCATTTGCGTGGTTTGTGTGAACGTGATATCTCCCGAAGCGTTTCTTGTGAGCAATTCTGCGTTTGCGGTCGGTCCGTCATTGTCTATCGGAGCGCTGCCGTCCGTTGTGTACCATATTCCGAAATTCAGCAAATTTGCGACATTAAGATTGTTTATTCGCGCGTTAACCGCAACGCTTTCGGAAAATCTATACGCTTCGGGTCTTCCCGCGGGAGTTATAATAAGTTCGGGAAGCTCTTCTCTTACAAATCTCCAAACTCTGTAAGTCGGCTCGTTTGTGCCGCCCGCAACATAAACGCTTACAAAGAAAGTGTTTGCGTTTGCATTAATTCCGACGACTGTCGGAGTAATTGTAGTTTGGGGCATTTGGCTTGACTGCAATTGTTGAATGCTGAGCGAATCAACTCCTATCGAATACCAAAGAGTATCGCCGTCGCCGGCGTCAAAACGGATTTCGATTTCTTGACTAAAGCCGAAAGGCTGAGCTTGCGGATAATTTGCCGATCTTTCTTGCGGGATAAGAATAACGTCAACATACGCGTCTGATAATTCCGGGGTGTCAATAATAGTCAGTGTCGCGGTGGATGATTTAATGCCCACAAAAGCGGTGTTGTATATAACGTGCCTTGTCCCTGTAAAATCAAAAGTTTTAGCGTTGCTGCGGTTGAAAAATGCATTGGTTGCATTAAAGTAGGGATTTACCATATTTATATTGTTATTGAAACCCGCAGGCGGCGCATTATAAGGATTTCGAGCGCTTGTTATTACAAAAAAGTCCCAAAGTCCTCTGAAATTATCGGGAACTGTAAAGTTAAATTGAAAAGTTCTTGTTTCGTTCCAAACAAATTGCCCGTTAGGAATGTGATACGCCGCAGTATTGGCAACATTCGAAAATGGTACTAATGGTGGTGCGCCGCTTGTCGATAAATTAACAGCCCATTGAGCATTGTTTATAGCGCTTCCTCTCGGCGCGGCAACGACTGTAAGAAACACAGGTTGTCTATTGTGTTGGTTTTGATTAAATGCGAGGGTTATATTAAAAGTAGCTTGCGTTCCCTGTGTTGGGCTTGGAAATGCAGGGTCAATCCAAAAATCAATTATACGTGCGGTATTTGCATTCGGCGCTTGTCCCGAAACGGGAACAGCGAATATTACTGCCAAAAGCAGTAAAATTAATATATTTTTTTTCATAAATTCTCCTTTTTTTGCTCAATCGCAGTTGCCTTGAAGGTTTACTTCAAAGTCAAATTCCACATACGTTTCGCCTCTTTTGGCGGGCAACGTAATGTTCGACCAAGTTAAAACAGTTCTGCCTTGCGCGTCTGTCGAAAGCGTTGGCTGTGTTGGTCTTCCGCTTCCCTGAACGAACACAAGGCAAGGCGGCAACGGGTCGGCAATTACCAAATCGTGAACTGCGTAAGTTGCCATATTACTGATGGTTATGCGACAAGTTCCTCTTCTTCCGTTCATTATTTCCGTTAATGGGACGGCAGGAGAAGATTGATATTCAAAAAACTCTTTATTTATTTCAAACATCGGCTGGTTCATAAGCGTAAAAAGATTTTGAATAATTCCGAATGTTGCGCAACTTACCCTGTTGGTACCTGAGCTCGAATGCTGAGGTACCCACGCTATAATAGAATAACCTACAACTAACATTCCGTTGCCTATCGAAGGAGCCATACCTTCCGTGTCCCAACCTACCAGCAATGCTTGATTTCTATCTGCCCCTGCTCGAGTCATAAGAGCTCTGCCGTGAGTTAATTGATTGACAGGGAATACGCCCGGATTTCTCCAATGCATAGGACTTTGTTGTTGCATTTGCGCTAAGTCGTTTGGGCTACAATTAAAATTTTGCCAATCGTGAAATTCAAAACTACCAACATGACCGCCAACGCTACCACGGTTGTGTATATTGTCATACCCTATGTCTCTCGTTACGGCTCTTATTAAATTTTGAACCCCGGCATTTCTGTTTCTGAAACACGGATCATTACCAGCCATCGCGCGAACTGTTTGGACATACAATCCTCCGCCTGACCTCAAATAATTACCGAACAGTTCTATGTCTCTGTTTGTTATAGAACTCATATCTTCGTTATTATGGGGCCAGCCTGCGTCATTAAATCTCAAATCGTACACTTGCGACCAATAAGCAAGGGGATTGTCCTGACTGAGAAATTCATTGAAACCCGCACGGTCAAACGGCTGACCGTCAATATCGTCTGTTCCCGAGTTGCCGAATTTGCTTATTAAAGCATTTTCAAAACCTCGCTGTGTATTTCCTACGAGAAGAGTGTTAACGCTACCCACGTTTTGGAGTTGAGGTATAGCGCAATCGGCATCAAAAACATTAGTCCAGCCTATATTTGTCGGAAAAGACGCAACGTGAGAACGGTCGCTGGCAAGAGCGGCTCTAAATGTCCGCATAGCCCTTTCGGAATATTGTATATCGACACCTTCGTCAAACCTCGGTGGCGGGTCGTTGTAGATAATCAGCACATTGCCCGCAAAACTTGGTTGCTGCCCACAAGCGCTTGTTTGTCCCCAACCTGTACCTAATAGAAAACACAACACATACGCACTTTTTATATATTTGCGTATTTTAGAATTTAGATTTTTTTTAGATTTTTTATTTTTTTTTAGATTTTTAATATAGAAATTAGACAGCAACATGTTTCCTCCTGTTCTGAAAATGAAATATATCGCTAATACAATAATACTGCAAAATTCGCCTAAAAACACAAAAAACAGCATTCCCATTGAATTTTACAGCGGAATTTTAGTATATTTACATAGATAAAAAGGAGGTTTTTATGAACTCAATAGAAATGCTGATATTGCTTGCGGTTGTCGTGTTTTTAGTTATGGGTATCGCGATGTATATTGACGATAAAATACCTAAATTAAGAAGGAAGGAAGTCGGCGACTTAAATAAAAATGACAGCAATAAAACTTGACGAAAGGCAAAAAGAGGCAGTTCTCCACACGCACGGACCGCTCTTAATACTAGCGGGCGCAGGGTCGGGAAAAACGCGGGTTTTAACTTCGCGTACGGAACGCCTTATAAAAGAAAAAATCGCTAAACCCGAAGAAATTCTTGCGCTCACTTTCACAAACAAAGCCGCAAAAGAAATGAAAGAGCGTATATCAAAAGCAGTAGGAGAAGATGCGGCAGAGCGTATGACTGTCGGAACATTTCATTCGCTTGGAGTAAAAATTCTGCGAGAATACGGAAAACACCTTAATTTACACGAAAATTTTACCATACTTTCCGAAAACGACCAAATTTCGACAATAAAAACGGCGGTGCGCGACATCGGAACAAAAAAACTTGCCGAAATTCCGCCCGAAGATTTGCTACGTGAAATATCGAACGCAAAAAATGCGGGAATTTATCCCGAAGACCTGAAAAATGACCCCGAAAAAAAATCGGTCGCCAAGCTTTACGAATTGTATTGCAAAATTCTGAATAAACGAAAGTCTGTGGATTTCGACGATTTGCTTTTGCTTCCGTTGAAACTTTTTTCACAAAAAGAAGATGTTTTGCAAAAATTTCGCTCAAAATATAAATTTGTTTCGGTCGATGAGTTTCAGGACACAAATTCGGTACAGTTAAAATTGGTGCGAATGATTGCGGAGCCGCACAACAATTTAATGGTTGTAGGCGACGATGACCAAGGAATTTATTCGTGGCGGGGTGCGGAAATTAAAAATATCTTGAATTTTGCAACCGTTTTACACGCCAAAACCGTAGTTCTTAACAGAAATTACCGTTCGTCTCAACAAATCGTGGACGGCGCAAACGCAATGGTTTGCAAAAACGTCCGCCGAAAAACGAAAGATATTGTTTCGGTTATCGGAAAAGGCGAGCCGATTTGCGCCTACAAAGCGCACGACGAAGACGACGAAGTTAAATTTGTCGTCGATAAGGTAAAGGAATTTACAGGGGCAAATGGTGCCGAACACCTAACAGATATAAGTGATATGGACGACGAAACCAAACTTGCTTTCAAAAGAATAAAAGAAATAACCGCCGCAAATTTAGCGGGAGAACGCCAAACAAGCGTCAAGTACGAAAACAACGAAATTGCTTTGCTTTTTCGCACAAATTTGCTTATGCGACGTTTTGAAGACGGATTTCGCAAAGCGGGTATTCCTTATATAATACACGGCGGAAAAAGTTTTTATGACAGGCGGGAAGTTAAAGATATTTTTTCATATTTGAGTTTTTTCGCCAATAAATTCGACGAATTATCGCTGTTGCGGACTGTCCAAGTTCCCAATAAAGGAATTACCGCTTCGACTATTTCGGCGATAGAAGAACAGGCAGGGCAAAAAAAACTTTCGCTTTGGGACAGTTTTGAAGCGTGCGCCGAGGGAAAAGAGATTGCAGGCGCGGCGCTGAGAATAAACGTGGTGCAATCTGAAAATTTGAAAAATTACGTTAAATTTATGCAAAAATACGCAAAAAAGTTTTCAGAAGGAGGGCAGAGGCTCAGTAAA
Protein-coding sequences here:
- a CDS encoding transketolase gives rise to the protein MSKQILDKVADNLRILILSMVEKAKSGHPGGAMGGAEFISVLYSEFLNFDPDDPNWKFRDRFFLDPGHMSPMLYSILHLCGKYSSEEIQNFRQWGSPTHGHPEFSLVRGIDNTSGPLGLGAGMGVGSAIAERFYAQRFGEWLAHKTYIFISDGGMQEEIAYGVGRISGLLGLSNIIMFFDSNDIQLSHTTDKTTNEDTPKKYESWGWRVETIDGNNVDEIRASLKRANEEKDKPTLIIGKTVMGKGALTAANANFERQVSTHGQPLSAAGADIAKTIENLGGNPSEPFAIFPEVKDYFAKILDNKRAQAKEKREMQAKWAEQNVELAEKLKSMLSAEPQNVDFSSINIPANAATRNTSGAILAHFAKNIDNMVVSSADLANSDQTGKFLEHSKEFSHHDFSGAFLQAGVAELTMAAIMNGMALHGGIIPVCATFFVFSDYMKPALRIAALQEIPVKFLFTHDSFRVGEDGPTHQPIEQETQLRLLERIKNSGKFPSLLVLRPADGAETVEAWKIAYENTKSPTALIFTRQNVADLPARNENGDRKTDAKETIKGAYTVYKEKSAKVDVILLANGSEVGLLYNVAKELEAENLSVRVVSAPSEGLFRMQSEEYRNEILPHFGTPIFGLSAGLPDSLAQLAGGLGKVVGRENFGRSAPANILDEKFGFTVSAVKEKVKDYLCEYKKNLALIK
- a CDS encoding ATP-dependent helicase codes for the protein MTAIKLDERQKEAVLHTHGPLLILAGAGSGKTRVLTSRTERLIKEKIAKPEEILALTFTNKAAKEMKERISKAVGEDAAERMTVGTFHSLGVKILREYGKHLNLHENFTILSENDQISTIKTAVRDIGTKKLAEIPPEDLLREISNAKNAGIYPEDLKNDPEKKSVAKLYELYCKILNKRKSVDFDDLLLLPLKLFSQKEDVLQKFRSKYKFVSVDEFQDTNSVQLKLVRMIAEPHNNLMVVGDDDQGIYSWRGAEIKNILNFATVLHAKTVVLNRNYRSSQQIVDGANAMVCKNVRRKTKDIVSVIGKGEPICAYKAHDEDDEVKFVVDKVKEFTGANGAEHLTDISDMDDETKLAFKRIKEITAANLAGERQTSVKYENNEIALLFRTNLLMRRFEDGFRKAGIPYIIHGGKSFYDRREVKDIFSYLSFFANKFDELSLLRTVQVPNKGITASTISAIEEQAGQKKLSLWDSFEACAEGKEIAGAALRINVVQSENLKNYVKFMQKYAKKFSEGGQRLSKTLREMIDELKYVDMLKKTEEDEKKLEFRLESIEEIVKMLENYEAGKGNFATLGAFLQNISLAWGDKSSEFTKKSVVFMTMHKSKGLEFPVVFIPILEDGLVPSKKSLDEGKIEEERRLFYVSMTRAKERLFLSFSRFKQVRNRAVEIKPCRFLDEIPVECLDGKIGEKQDEEYKLILDEMFKKAQANFGE